A single window of Nocardioides baekrokdamisoli DNA harbors:
- a CDS encoding TadA family conjugal transfer-associated ATPase: protein MTLDLPVELVDGVRDWLAREPGDVSVARVASAFRALGRPVGDATVLAVHDHVRREVIGAGPLESLLHLPGVTDVLVNGPAEVYVDRGEGLELTEVRFADDQSVRRLAQRLAASAHRRLDDSVPYVDVRLVDGTRCHAVLSPVGRPGTLISLRVPSARAFSVADLVDAGTVTPAGAKLLEALVSARAAGVISGGTGSGKTTLLAALLGMVPSDERIVIVEDSSELRPDHPHVVALEARLPNVEGAGAVDVRTLVRQALRMRPDRLVVGEARGPEVVDLLTALNTGHEGGLCTVHANAARDVPARLEALAMGAGLDRAATHSQCASGIDVILHVARVGGRRRLEEIAVLEPRPDGLVRARSAIRFGPAIIRGPGYDRLMEIAYPR from the coding sequence ATGACGCTCGATCTTCCTGTCGAGCTCGTCGACGGCGTACGCGACTGGCTCGCCCGCGAACCCGGCGACGTGAGTGTCGCTCGGGTGGCGTCGGCGTTCCGGGCACTGGGCCGTCCGGTCGGTGACGCGACCGTGCTCGCGGTCCACGACCACGTCCGTCGTGAGGTGATCGGCGCCGGTCCTCTCGAGTCCCTGCTGCACCTGCCCGGCGTGACCGACGTGTTGGTGAACGGACCCGCTGAGGTCTACGTGGACCGCGGCGAGGGTTTGGAACTGACCGAGGTCCGCTTCGCCGATGACCAATCGGTTCGGCGCCTCGCGCAGCGGCTGGCGGCCTCGGCCCATCGTCGACTCGATGACAGCGTTCCGTACGTCGACGTTCGTCTCGTTGACGGGACCAGGTGCCATGCCGTGCTCTCGCCGGTGGGTCGGCCGGGGACGCTGATCTCCCTTCGCGTTCCCAGCGCACGGGCGTTCTCAGTCGCGGACCTCGTCGACGCCGGGACCGTCACTCCTGCGGGCGCGAAGCTGCTCGAGGCGTTGGTGTCAGCCCGCGCTGCGGGGGTGATCAGCGGTGGCACCGGCTCGGGGAAGACGACCCTTCTGGCTGCGCTGCTCGGCATGGTGCCTTCCGATGAGCGGATCGTGATCGTCGAGGATTCCAGCGAGTTGCGGCCCGACCATCCGCATGTGGTGGCGCTGGAAGCCCGATTGCCCAACGTCGAAGGTGCCGGAGCCGTGGACGTACGCACCTTGGTGCGTCAGGCGCTCCGCATGCGTCCGGACCGGCTCGTCGTGGGCGAGGCCCGTGGGCCCGAAGTCGTCGATCTGCTGACCGCCCTCAACACCGGCCACGAAGGTGGTCTGTGCACGGTGCACGCCAACGCTGCCCGCGATGTACCGGCTCGGTTGGAGGCTTTGGCGATGGGGGCCGGCCTTGACCGTGCGGCGACACATTCGCAGTGCGCCTCGGGCATCGATGTGATCCTTCATGTCGCTCGAGTCGGTGGCCGGCGGCGGCTGGAGGAGATCGCCGTCCTTGAGCCCCGTCCCGACGGCCTGGTGAGGGCCCGCAGCGCCATTCGGTTCGGTCCCGCCATCATTCGCGGTCCTGGCTATGACCGCCTCATGGAAATCGCGTACCCGCGGTGA
- a CDS encoding type II secretion system F family protein encodes MTVLPAALAAGSAVALLLPGGPGPVSRGWLIALLPMALFVPGPLVGAACVLGASAIGAYALLERRRRRAAADAQAAQVRDHCDQLAADLAAGAPTRLALTRLADRWPEVRRVVEADRFGLDVAAAWHSLAAETRLDSLRWVALAWSYAQQTGVGLAVAMRHVADGLAAQARVDRTVAAELASARATAWLVALLPIGVLAMGSGLGGNPWRFLLLTTPGVCLLGAGLALIWAGLWWLESIIEGVRR; translated from the coding sequence GTGACGGTCCTTCCCGCGGCGCTTGCAGCCGGGAGTGCGGTTGCCCTGTTGCTTCCGGGCGGGCCAGGTCCGGTCTCGCGGGGGTGGCTCATCGCCTTGCTTCCGATGGCGCTGTTCGTGCCCGGCCCACTCGTCGGCGCGGCCTGCGTCCTCGGCGCGAGCGCGATCGGAGCGTACGCACTCCTCGAGCGTCGTCGCCGGCGAGCGGCGGCCGATGCGCAGGCGGCTCAGGTCCGCGACCACTGCGACCAACTCGCTGCCGACCTTGCCGCCGGCGCTCCGACACGCCTTGCCCTCACCAGGCTCGCGGACCGCTGGCCGGAAGTGCGACGCGTGGTGGAGGCGGACAGATTCGGGCTGGATGTCGCGGCCGCGTGGCACTCCCTCGCGGCTGAGACCAGGCTCGACAGCCTCCGCTGGGTGGCGCTGGCCTGGAGCTACGCCCAACAGACCGGAGTCGGTCTGGCAGTCGCCATGCGTCACGTCGCAGACGGGCTGGCGGCGCAGGCGCGGGTCGATCGGACGGTTGCCGCGGAACTGGCATCCGCTCGCGCGACTGCCTGGCTGGTCGCGCTGCTGCCGATCGGTGTGTTGGCCATGGGATCCGGGTTGGGCGGGAATCCCTGGCGCTTCCTGCTGCTGACAACACCGGGGGTGTGCCTGCTGGGCGCCGGACTGGCCCTGATCTGGGCGGGCCTGTGGTGGCTCGAGTCGATCATCGAGGGGGTGCGCCGGTGA
- a CDS encoding type II secretion system F family protein yields the protein MIVAVALLLGCAAALVPPPVVLSRHPARPWSIPFRPMGAAVGLFALIGGPWGLVTGMVAAVVIARRSRKEIGVQDPSWGGAAPVVVALIAAATRAGVAAPRAVGTAAGVLDPMHAADLVRVVERWRYGLSSVDIEVDRPTRLVARAIEQAQDSGAAPALALEHAATDLVAEDAARAQERARRVGVRAAVPLGVCLLPAFLCLGVAPLVASLMADLSR from the coding sequence GTGATCGTCGCTGTGGCGCTTCTCCTCGGCTGCGCGGCAGCCTTGGTGCCGCCGCCGGTTGTGCTGTCGCGGCATCCGGCCCGGCCGTGGTCGATCCCCTTCCGGCCGATGGGGGCCGCGGTCGGGCTGTTCGCCCTGATCGGTGGCCCGTGGGGACTGGTCACAGGCATGGTCGCGGCGGTGGTGATCGCCCGGCGCAGCCGGAAGGAGATCGGCGTCCAGGATCCGTCGTGGGGCGGAGCTGCGCCGGTTGTGGTGGCGCTGATCGCTGCGGCCACCCGCGCGGGTGTCGCGGCGCCCCGCGCGGTGGGTACGGCCGCAGGCGTACTCGATCCGATGCACGCGGCTGATCTCGTTCGGGTGGTCGAGCGGTGGCGGTACGGGCTGTCGTCGGTCGACATCGAGGTGGACCGGCCGACCCGGTTGGTCGCCCGCGCGATCGAGCAGGCGCAGGACAGCGGGGCCGCCCCAGCTCTTGCTCTTGAGCACGCTGCCACGGACCTAGTGGCAGAAGACGCGGCCCGAGCGCAGGAGCGCGCTCGTCGGGTCGGTGTCCGAGCGGCTGTGCCCCTCGGAGTCTGTCTGTTGCCCGCGTTCCTGTGTCTGGGCGTGGCGCCTCTGGTGGCGAGTCTGATGGCGGATCTGTCGCGATGA
- a CDS encoding DUF4244 domain-containing protein: MAIKDERGITTAEYAVGTAAGAGLAMLLFKLLTGSFGEEMLRTLFDHVIQMLGM, encoded by the coding sequence ATGGCCATCAAGGACGAACGCGGGATCACCACGGCGGAGTACGCGGTCGGCACAGCCGCCGGGGCCGGTCTGGCGATGCTGCTGTTCAAACTGCTGACCGGGAGTTTCGGCGAGGAGATGCTGCGCACGTTGTTCGACCACGTGATTCAGATGTTGGGGATGTGA
- a CDS encoding TadE family protein, translating to MRTRDRGAATAELVTALPLLVVITWAMVWLISLGSTQVQLVDAARETARALARGEPEPVAIARGRQSGPRGTTITVSREGTTLRVAATVDVPAPLTTFGVLVAHQHAEATTEQEPCAAC from the coding sequence GTGAGGACGCGCGACCGCGGGGCCGCGACAGCTGAACTGGTGACCGCGCTGCCACTGCTGGTCGTGATCACCTGGGCGATGGTCTGGTTGATCAGCCTGGGCTCGACTCAGGTTCAGCTGGTGGACGCAGCCCGAGAGACGGCCCGGGCGTTGGCCCGCGGCGAGCCCGAGCCGGTCGCCATTGCTCGTGGTCGGCAGTCGGGACCTCGGGGCACCACGATCACGGTGAGTCGAGAGGGAACGACACTGCGGGTCGCCGCGACGGTCGATGTGCCAGCACCCCTGACGACCTTCGGTGTCTTGGTCGCCCACCAACATGCCGAAGCCACGACCGAGCAGGAGCCATGCGCAGCATGTTGA
- a CDS encoding Rv3654c family TadE-like protein — translation MLTDRGSATMFVAVALTVVLFAGLAVATVNGLVVVHRRAQSAADLAALAGAGALMTASDPCAAAGRIAAANGATVEDCQPTPDAVTVVVSVPGPEMVGGLVRLRAHARAGR, via the coding sequence ATGTTGACCGATCGGGGCTCGGCAACCATGTTCGTCGCGGTCGCGCTGACCGTGGTCCTGTTCGCTGGTCTCGCGGTGGCGACGGTCAACGGGCTTGTCGTCGTTCACCGGCGCGCGCAGAGTGCTGCAGACCTTGCCGCGCTCGCCGGTGCCGGTGCGCTCATGACGGCGTCTGATCCGTGCGCCGCGGCTGGTCGGATCGCTGCGGCCAACGGAGCGACGGTCGAGGACTGCCAGCCGACGCCCGATGCCGTCACCGTCGTCGTCTCGGTCCCCGGGCCTGAGATGGTCGGGGGCCTGGTCCGCCTCCGAGCCCATGCTCGTGCCGGTAGGTGA
- a CDS encoding DEAD/DEAH box helicase, with product MPPPDLAALIQRLADARPDRLTHLVQRPARDAVFAPWPTWVAPDVRSAFEASGIQMPYSHQVEAAELAWSRSHVVLSTGTASGKSLGFHLPALSAIRAARGPRQQRGASVLYLAPTKALAHDQRARLQSLDLDVRICAYDGDCTDAERIWARDHGEYVLSNPDMIHRSLLPRHQRWSSFLGSLEYVVIDECHHYRGVFGSHVAQVLRRLRRVCELHGSSPTFVLASATVAEPETTAAALIGEPVTAVTDDGSPRGPLTTALWQPPLTSFTGENGAPQRRSAGSETADLLADLVASDVRTLAFVRSRAGVESVARSAASLLADVDPELPQRVAAYRGGYLPEERRDIEHALRDGSLLGLAATNALELGIDISGLDAVVVAGYPGRRAALWQQWGRAGRGTDPALAIMVARDDPLDTYFVTHPDVLLDAAVEATVLDPTNPYVLAPHLCAAAQEQPLTLDDVDFFGEALPDLLDRLVDDGRLRRRGSRGWFWTSDRRAVDEIDLRSAGQAVQLVEEGTGRVVGTMDGSTADSQAHEGAVYVHRGQTYVVRRLDLEEHVAVVGVEDPGYSTMARSVTDFRLLSTLQSRQWGAATVSYGELKVSSQVVSYLKRKQPSGEVFAEEPLEMPVRTLRTAGTWWVIPAEHLSTMAPYDLGGSAHAAEHCSIGLLPLVATCDRWDIGGVSTVRHPDTGELTVVVYDGHPGGAGLAARGFEAAREWLTATREAIMACTCESGCPSCVQSPKCGNQNNPLDKNGAVELLRILLDGPEALI from the coding sequence GTGCCCCCTCCGGACCTCGCCGCGCTGATCCAGCGGCTCGCGGACGCGCGGCCGGATCGGTTGACGCACCTGGTCCAGCGCCCGGCTCGGGACGCCGTCTTCGCGCCGTGGCCGACGTGGGTGGCGCCGGATGTCCGATCGGCGTTCGAGGCGAGCGGCATCCAGATGCCGTACTCGCACCAGGTCGAGGCCGCCGAACTGGCGTGGTCGCGCAGTCACGTGGTGCTCTCGACCGGGACGGCCTCCGGGAAGTCGCTCGGATTCCACCTTCCAGCGTTGTCGGCGATCCGGGCCGCTCGCGGGCCGCGCCAACAGCGGGGAGCCTCGGTCCTTTATCTCGCTCCCACGAAGGCCCTGGCCCATGACCAGCGGGCCCGACTCCAGTCCCTGGACCTGGACGTCCGGATCTGTGCGTACGACGGCGACTGCACCGACGCGGAGCGCATCTGGGCACGCGACCACGGCGAGTACGTCCTCTCCAACCCGGACATGATCCATCGCTCGCTGCTGCCGCGACATCAACGGTGGTCGTCGTTCCTGGGGTCGCTGGAATACGTCGTCATCGATGAGTGCCATCACTACCGCGGGGTGTTCGGCTCGCATGTCGCGCAGGTGCTCCGACGGCTTCGTCGCGTGTGCGAACTCCACGGCTCCTCGCCCACCTTCGTCCTCGCCTCTGCCACGGTTGCCGAGCCCGAAACGACCGCTGCTGCGCTGATCGGGGAGCCGGTCACAGCCGTCACCGACGACGGCTCGCCGCGCGGGCCGCTGACCACAGCCCTGTGGCAACCGCCGTTGACCTCCTTCACGGGCGAGAACGGCGCCCCGCAACGCCGGTCCGCCGGTTCCGAGACCGCCGACCTGCTCGCAGATCTGGTCGCCTCCGATGTCCGGACGCTGGCCTTCGTACGCTCGCGAGCGGGGGTCGAGTCAGTTGCGAGGAGCGCCGCATCCCTCCTTGCCGATGTCGACCCCGAACTGCCGCAGCGGGTCGCCGCCTATCGCGGCGGGTACCTCCCCGAAGAGCGGCGCGACATCGAGCACGCGCTGCGCGACGGGAGCCTGCTCGGCCTGGCTGCGACGAACGCTCTGGAACTCGGCATCGACATCTCGGGACTCGACGCCGTGGTGGTCGCCGGATATCCGGGCCGCCGGGCCGCACTGTGGCAACAGTGGGGTCGCGCCGGCCGCGGGACGGATCCGGCACTGGCCATCATGGTCGCCCGCGACGATCCGCTGGACACCTATTTCGTCACCCATCCGGACGTGCTGCTCGATGCGGCGGTGGAGGCGACGGTCCTCGACCCGACGAACCCCTACGTCCTGGCTCCGCATCTGTGTGCCGCCGCCCAGGAGCAGCCGCTCACACTCGACGACGTCGACTTCTTCGGCGAGGCGCTGCCGGATCTGCTCGATCGACTCGTTGACGACGGCCGACTCCGGCGGCGTGGCTCCCGAGGCTGGTTCTGGACCAGCGACCGGCGAGCAGTCGACGAGATCGATCTGCGGTCCGCCGGCCAGGCGGTGCAACTGGTCGAGGAGGGGACTGGCCGCGTCGTCGGAACGATGGATGGCTCCACGGCCGACAGCCAGGCACACGAGGGCGCGGTCTACGTCCATCGAGGCCAGACCTACGTCGTCCGACGGCTGGATCTGGAGGAACACGTGGCTGTGGTCGGGGTCGAGGATCCCGGCTATTCGACGATGGCTCGATCCGTCACGGACTTCAGGTTGCTGAGCACGCTGCAATCCCGGCAATGGGGTGCCGCGACCGTGTCCTACGGCGAGCTCAAGGTGTCCAGCCAGGTCGTCTCGTACCTGAAGCGCAAGCAACCGAGCGGCGAGGTCTTCGCCGAGGAGCCTCTCGAGATGCCGGTGCGTACGCTCCGCACGGCCGGCACGTGGTGGGTGATCCCGGCTGAGCATCTGTCGACCATGGCGCCGTACGACCTGGGCGGCTCGGCGCACGCGGCGGAGCACTGCTCGATCGGGCTGCTGCCGCTGGTCGCAACCTGCGACCGCTGGGACATCGGCGGAGTCAGCACGGTGCGACACCCCGACACCGGCGAACTCACCGTCGTCGTCTACGACGGCCACCCCGGAGGCGCCGGACTCGCCGCACGCGGGTTCGAGGCGGCCCGCGAGTGGCTGACTGCCACGCGCGAAGCGATCATGGCTTGCACATGTGAGTCGGGCTGCCCCTCGTGCGTGCAGTCGCCGAAGTGCGGCAACCAGAACAACCCGCTCGACAAGAACGGCGCCGTCGAACTGCTGCGCATCCTCCTCGACGGGCCCGAGGCACTAATCTGA
- a CDS encoding DUF7059 domain-containing protein, whose product MSALMSLPVRLRDALVAADFTYDAVAERLGPVAHAALSRNETLPGRRRTREHDELDTLIRLFLLQTPVKLSDAEKALPGLIDKLAVEGVLSASVGQVAARMDVRPYATDDSQLWVLSDLTPGLDGSPNKVGANHVLGISPASTSLAQQTIREPFGRALDLGTGCGVQALHLARHCDEVVATDVNSRALWMTRFNAALNDVTVDVRDGSFFEPVAGERFDLITTNPPFVISPATGERLVYRDSGLPGDRVVEDIVRAAPDHLNDGGWCHILANWIIAKDVPWDERLGRWFTDETDAFVVQREILDPAAYVELWLKDAGLHGAPDYVQRYDTWLDWMDRQGIEGVGFGWINLHKTGRGRRELLEWPYEVEQPIGPAIAAWGDAAMDITLADRLVAAEDLQQETLGAPGAEDPAYVIIRQQRGLRRARQADTVEAALVGASDGDLTLGQILDAIAQLTDRDAEETRATYLPVAQELVAHGFLSRL is encoded by the coding sequence GTGAGTGCCCTGATGAGCCTTCCCGTACGCCTCCGCGACGCCCTGGTCGCTGCAGACTTCACCTACGACGCCGTCGCCGAGCGCCTCGGCCCGGTCGCGCATGCCGCATTGAGCCGCAACGAGACCCTGCCGGGTCGACGACGTACGCGCGAGCACGACGAGCTGGACACCTTGATCCGACTCTTCCTGCTGCAGACGCCGGTCAAGCTGTCCGACGCCGAGAAAGCCCTGCCCGGCCTGATCGACAAACTGGCGGTCGAAGGCGTCCTCAGCGCTTCGGTCGGTCAGGTCGCGGCGCGGATGGATGTCCGCCCGTACGCCACGGACGACTCCCAACTCTGGGTCCTGTCCGACCTCACCCCGGGGCTGGACGGCAGCCCCAACAAGGTCGGCGCCAACCACGTCCTCGGGATCAGCCCGGCCTCGACCAGCCTGGCCCAGCAGACCATTCGCGAGCCGTTCGGTCGCGCGCTCGACCTCGGCACTGGCTGCGGAGTCCAGGCGCTGCACCTGGCCAGGCACTGCGACGAAGTGGTCGCGACGGACGTCAACAGCCGCGCGCTGTGGATGACCCGCTTCAATGCTGCGCTCAACGACGTGACGGTCGACGTCCGCGACGGTTCGTTCTTCGAGCCGGTCGCCGGCGAACGGTTCGATCTGATCACCACGAACCCACCATTCGTGATCTCCCCCGCGACAGGTGAGCGGCTGGTGTATCGCGATTCCGGGCTCCCGGGGGACCGGGTGGTCGAGGACATCGTGCGTGCAGCACCCGACCACCTCAACGACGGCGGCTGGTGCCACATCCTCGCCAACTGGATCATCGCCAAGGACGTCCCGTGGGACGAGCGGCTCGGCCGGTGGTTCACCGACGAGACCGATGCCTTCGTCGTCCAGCGGGAGATCCTCGACCCGGCGGCGTACGTCGAGCTCTGGCTCAAGGACGCGGGCCTGCACGGCGCGCCGGACTACGTGCAGCGGTACGACACCTGGCTCGACTGGATGGACCGCCAGGGCATCGAGGGCGTCGGCTTCGGGTGGATCAACCTCCACAAGACCGGTCGCGGACGGCGCGAGCTGCTCGAGTGGCCGTACGAGGTTGAGCAGCCGATCGGTCCGGCGATCGCCGCCTGGGGCGACGCAGCCATGGACATCACGCTCGCGGACCGTCTCGTCGCCGCTGAGGACCTGCAGCAGGAGACGCTCGGTGCCCCGGGCGCTGAGGACCCGGCGTACGTGATCATCCGACAGCAGCGGGGCCTGCGCAGGGCGCGCCAGGCAGACACCGTCGAAGCGGCTCTCGTCGGCGCGTCCGACGGCGATCTCACGCTGGGCCAGATCCTGGACGCGATTGCGCAACTCACGGATCGCGATGCCGAGGAGACGCGAGCGACCTATCTCCCGGTGGCCCAGGAGTTGGTCGCCCACGGCTTCCTCAGTCGGCTCTGA
- a CDS encoding NAD(P)-binding domain-containing protein: MSTDVAVVGAGPYGLSVAAHLKHRGLSVRTFGRPMDTWSHRMPAGMLLKSDGFASSLCAPVPGWTLGEYAARSGIAYGDRDPRVVLELFTEYGLAFQEHFVPDLDQRQVTGIVRADGGFALTLDDGTDLAARRLVVAAGITHFAHVPEPLRGGGDVVSHSSDHRTFERFAGQSVAVVGGGSSAVEVAASLLDAGADVHLLARRAIEFWPGPTPAHVPLWHRLLWPESGIGHSLMSKLCQDHPDLFRLLPTRIRLAILHRHLGPVSGWWVRDKVMENARVRTGLTDIGVRSADGRAVVTLRGERGSTDEVRVDHVIAATGFRPDVDRLEFLAPDLRADIRRAGRNPILSRNFESSVPGLHFVGVVAGGTFGPLLRFMVGSEFAAPRVASHIAPL, translated from the coding sequence GTGTCCACAGATGTTGCCGTCGTGGGGGCGGGGCCGTACGGCCTCTCCGTCGCTGCCCACCTGAAACACCGCGGGCTGTCGGTACGTACGTTCGGACGACCGATGGACACGTGGTCGCACCGCATGCCCGCCGGCATGTTGCTGAAGTCCGACGGCTTCGCCTCCAGCCTGTGCGCTCCGGTCCCGGGATGGACGCTCGGCGAGTACGCAGCCCGGAGCGGCATCGCGTACGGCGACCGTGACCCGCGGGTCGTGCTGGAGCTGTTCACCGAGTACGGACTGGCCTTCCAGGAGCACTTCGTCCCCGACCTGGACCAACGGCAGGTCACCGGGATCGTGCGCGCCGACGGCGGGTTCGCGCTGACGCTCGACGACGGCACCGACCTGGCGGCTCGTCGGCTCGTGGTCGCCGCCGGCATCACCCACTTCGCCCACGTGCCGGAGCCGCTCCGCGGAGGCGGCGATGTGGTGAGCCACAGCAGCGACCATCGGACGTTCGAGCGGTTCGCGGGCCAGTCGGTCGCCGTTGTCGGAGGCGGCTCCTCGGCAGTCGAGGTCGCCGCCAGCCTGCTCGACGCCGGCGCGGACGTTCATCTGCTCGCCCGTCGCGCGATCGAGTTCTGGCCGGGCCCGACGCCGGCGCACGTGCCGCTGTGGCATCGCCTGCTCTGGCCCGAGAGCGGAATCGGGCACAGTCTGATGTCCAAACTCTGTCAGGACCATCCCGACCTGTTCAGGCTCCTGCCGACCCGGATCCGGCTCGCGATTCTTCACCGTCACCTGGGCCCGGTGTCGGGCTGGTGGGTGCGTGACAAGGTCATGGAGAACGCGCGCGTACGCACCGGCCTCACCGACATCGGGGTCCGAAGTGCCGACGGCAGGGCCGTGGTCACGCTGCGCGGCGAACGCGGGTCGACCGATGAGGTCCGGGTGGACCACGTCATCGCGGCCACGGGCTTCCGCCCCGACGTGGATCGACTCGAGTTCCTTGCCCCGGACCTCCGCGCGGACATCCGGCGCGCCGGACGGAACCCGATCCTGTCCAGGAACTTCGAATCGTCGGTCCCCGGCCTCCATTTCGTCGGCGTCGTGGCCGGAGGGACCTTCGGTCCACTGCTGCGCTTCATGGTCGGCTCTGAGTTCGCAGCACCCAGGGTCGCGTCCCACATCGCACCTCTCTGA